The genomic DNA CAGTGCGGGCGGTGCGAGGCCCGACAAGGTGCTTGTGAATGGCAGCGACTCGTACGTGCTCTCgtggcgcgtcgtgcttgGCTCCGCACGCGTTgtcgcaggcggcgctgggtcgacgctgccgagcgactTGGGCACCGGCATGCTGAGTTTCTGCGAGttgcgcacggccgaggTGCGGAGCTTCTGCCAAGCGCGCTCCCGGGCCTGCTGCTTCTGTTCCATAGAGGCGCGTTGGTGCTGGTTTTCGGAAGAGACCAAGTCGAAAAAGGCCGGGTTGATTTCCATAAAAAGCTTCAAAGCGTTGTACACGAGGGTATGGATCGTCTGGTTCCAGTGCGCTTTGGAGTTGTCAAAGAGACTGTCAAAGACGATCGGCAGGATCACATGAATATTGTCGCCCATCAGGTTGACAATGTACTCATTGTTCCAAAAGtacagcgcgcgctcggccacctGGAAGTGCTGGCTTTGGATGCAgcgggcgagctgctggaacAGAGGCACCTGGATCTTGACAAAGTCCTGCGGCTCGATtacgtcgagcacctcttCGACCTCGTTCAGGAACATGACCTCTTTCTGCGAGTTGGTCTTGGGCCAGAAGCGCAAGAGGCCCAGGACGACCTCTTCGGTGAGCAGGCTGTCCTTTTCAATAAACTGCACGACACAGTACGCGAGTTGGGGGTGGTACATCGCCAGACTCTTGGCCTTGTGTAGCGGCAAGAGGACGCGCGTGAGAAAGACCTTGTGCTCCTCCTtgagcggcagcgcaaaGCCGTTGATGATCGATCCCAGAATCTCGAGCAGTTCGGCGATACCATTGTGCCGTTCCGTCTCGTAGATAAACTGGAAAAAGACATTGTTGATCGAGCGGCGGATAAACGCGCGCAGGTTCAGAAACTTGCCATAGATCCGGTGCAGCATCGTCTTGAGaaagtcgcgctcgcgcgggTCTTCGCTGTCAaacagctcgagcagctggatGACAAAGGACTGGTCAATGTACTTTTTCGCAATGTTGGTATTCAACTCGGAGCTCTCGATAAAGCGGAGGAACAGCTCGTAGACCACCTGCAAATGCGGCCACGCGAGCTCCAGCACCGGCTCGTCCTCTTCGGGGTCGAATGCTTCGCCTGCGGCATTGGTCTGAGGAGGAATCGTGCGGAACAGGTTTGCCGCAAACATGTTGACCATCTCGGGGTAGATCGGCTCGGTaatcgcgccgcgctgtgTCGTGAGGTACTCAAACATCTCTTGCAGCGCTTGCGCTTTGATAtgcttgccgcgcagctcctgaCTCGCATCGTTAAAGTCAAAGACGACACTGCACTGCCGCAGCTTACGCACAAACAGATccgtgcgctccgccgGCGGCACCTCGTGGAAGGAgggcagcggctcgagcgtcaCATTCTCCGACGGCTGGATAcggctgctgcgctgctttcgcggcggcgtcttGGTCACAGGGATCGTATCTTTCGGCGCCACAGTCTGTGGCACGGGCTGGCGTGTACGGGCCAGTGCCACGgacggcgccgtgccgctcgcagGCGCACTGGGCGTGCCCGCATTCAGGTGGAAGGAAGGCGTCTTGGGAGGAGCGCCTTTTGCACCCGGCACTgcgagcgtctcggggTCGCTCGCGGGCGTCTtgggcacgctcggcgtgctgccacccgccgcgctccaggcgccAGATGCCGGTGCACTCGCCGGACGAGCGGCCGGAGTCGGGGCggggccgcggccggcaggcggcgtcggcggcacgttgcgcgacgaggcagcgtcggacgacgacgcatTCGGTGCACTCGCCGGacgcgacgacgagccacCAAGAAACGAGCGTGGGTTGTGGTCTTTGGTGGGGGGTGCCGGGCCTCCGCTGCTTCCTTGCTGCGAGCGGCCCTGGCCGTTGCCATTGCTCGGGGCGTCGTTGTGTCTTGACCGGGACAGATTCTGGGTGAGCATTAATACGTACCATTGCTTTCTTGAGTCCTTTCATGGTTCCGGCGTCAAATCCGTGCCGGAGACcaagtcgcgcagcgcaggaCCAAGGGCGGTGGGGAGGCGCCCCgagggccgccgccgagtgATGTCTGGCATGTGGGCCTAAGAGGCCCGCGGGCATGTTGGGCGCCACGCGGGCAGGACGAATACGCACCTCCATTCCGGACCCTTGTCGCCATGGCGCTGTCCGTCTTTGTGCCGATCGCGTACATTGCGACGCTgttccttgcgctcgccgccttTAGCAAGGTGtaccggcggcgcgagacC from Malassezia japonica chromosome 1, complete sequence includes the following:
- the RTS1 gene encoding serine/threonine-protein phosphatase 2A 56 kDa regulatory subunit delta isoform (BUSCO:EOG09261T98; EggNog:ENOG503NTWN; COG:T), whose amino-acid sequence is MKGLKKAMNLSRSRHNDAPSNGNGQGRSQQGSSGGPAPPTKDHNPRSFLGGSSSRPASAPNASSSDAASSRNVPPTPPAGRGPAPTPAARPASAPASGAWSAAGGSTPSVPKTPASDPETLAVPGAKGAPPKTPSFHLNAGTPSAPASGTAPSVALARTRQPVPQTVAPKDTIPVTKTPPRKQRSSRIQPSENVTLEPLPSFHEVPPAERTDLFVRKLRQCSVVFDFNDASQELRGKHIKAQALQEMFEYLTTQRGAITEPIYPEMVNMFAANLFRTIPPQTNAAGEAFDPEEDEPVLELAWPHLQVVYELFLRFIESSELNTNIAKKYIDQSFVIQLLELFDSEDPRERDFLKTMLHRIYGKFLNLRAFIRRSINNVFFQFIYETERHNGIAELLEILGSIINGFALPLKEEHKVFLTRVLLPLHKAKSLAMYHPQLAYCVVQFIEKDSLLTEEVVLGLLRFWPKTNSQKEVMFLNEVEEVLDVIEPQDFVKIQVPLFQQLARCIQSQHFQVAERALYFWNNEYIVNLMGDNIHVILPIVFDSLFDNSKAHWNQTIHTLVYNALKLFMEINPAFFDLVSSENQHQRASMEQKQQARERAWQKLRTSAVRNSQKLSMPVPKSLGSVDPAPPATTRAEPSTTRHESTYESLPFTSTLSGLAPPALSLASSASILHGLGPSAELGPSAGRAPSPPNATEHMLDERELSPNSTAGTSFTGEFEDAETGVDLHDSAISAYLDEPSTPPRSTPSLVGRTNEMSLV